GAGAACGCTATGGGATCCGACATATAAAACTGCACAGAAGGGTCAGATAACAGCGGGAGAAAATAGCTGGATAAATCAATGGTTTCCGGAATATCTACCACTGCTTCCAAATATAAAGGCAGATATAGACAAGTATTATCCTGGTACCAGACTTGCTATAACTGAGTTTGATTATGGAGGGAAGGACCACATATCGGGAGGAATAGCTTTAGCAGATGTCTTAGGGATATTCGGCAAGTATGGAGTATACATGGCAGCAAGATGGGGAGATTCGGGGAGCTATGCACAGGCGGCGTACAACATTTATCTCAACTATGATGGGAAAGGTTCGAGATACGGTTCAACGTGTGTGAGCGCTGAGACAACTGACGTTGAGAACATGCCGGTATATGCTTCAATTGAGGGAGAAGATGATTCAATTGTGCATATTATATTAATTAACAGGAATTATGACAGGAAACTGAAGGCAGAGATAAAGATGAATAATACCAGGGTATACACAGGTGGAGAGATATACGGGTTTGACAGTACAAGCTCTCAAATTAGGAAGATGGGTGTGCTCAGCAATATACAAAACAACACAATCACCATAGAAGTTCCGAATCTGACGGTATACCACATTGTTTTAACCTCTTCAAAGTAGAAAAAGGATAAAAATGGAGACACTGCTGCATGGTAAAAGTTGATATGTGCAGCAGTGTCATATTTTACATTGTTGGGTTGGGAAGAAAGCAATATCTTTTTATCCTTTTCAAAATGCATTTACAATTTTTGATAAGCAAAAAAATGAAAAACAAAAAATGCATATGATAAACTCAAAGCTTGCAATAAAGTTTTTGTATTTATTACAATTGAATGTTAAGAAACTGTTTTGGAGGTGAATTTAATGTTTGTAAAGAAAAAGAGAAGAATAAATGTGTATTTAGCATTAATTATTTTTGTTGTCAATATTGTCTTATTTAATGGACAGGTAAATATAAACAAAAATAATTTAGCAATGGCAGCAACTGAAAGTCAAATTGAGAAGTTAAATCGAGGACTGATAGCTGTTAAAGTGACAAATGGAGTATTTTTGAGCTGGAGAATGTTTGGGTCAGATCCAGCAAATATTGGGTTTAATATTTACAGGAATGGAGTGAAGATAACTAAAACACCTATTCAGGACAGCACAAATTACATTGATGCTGATGGAACAACCGGTTCGAGATATTATGTAAGAGCAGTAATAAATGGGGTAGAGGTAGAACAATCTGAAGAAGTAAGTGTGCTTAATAACAATTATATTGAAATTAAATTAAATAAACCAGCGAATTCTCCCCTTGGTGCTTCATATTCGCCAAATGATGCAAGTGTGGGCGATTTGGATGGTGATGGAGAATATGAGATTGTTTTAAAATGGGATCCAAGTGATTCAAAGGACAACTCGCAATCTGGATATACAAGCAATGTGTATTTAGACGCTTACAAATTAAATGGCAAATTTTTATGGAGAATTGATTTGGGTAAAAATATAAGAGCAGGGGCACATTATACACAATTTATAGTATATGATTTAGATGGTGACGGAAAAGCAGAGGTTGTATGTAAAACGGCTGATGGGACAATAGATGGACGGGGAAATGTTATAGGTGATCCTAATGCTGATTGGAGAAATTCAAGTGGTTACATTTTATCAGGTCCTGAATATTTGACAGTATTTGAAGGTGCAACAGGAAGGGCATTGAAAACTGTTAATTATATTCCTCCGCGGGGAAATGTTTCATCATGGGGAGATTCATATGGGAACAGAGTTGATAGATTTTTGGCTGCAGTGGCTTATCTGGATGGGAAAAGGCCAAGTCTTATTATGTGCCGAGGATATTATACAAAGACATATATAGTTGCCTGGAATTGGCAAAATGGCGAGTTAACAAAGTTATGGCAATTTGATACAGGTGAAACTAATGATGGATACAGAGATGATTATGAAGGACAGGGGAATCATAATCTGAGTGTAGCTGATGTTGACAATGACGGTAAAGACGAGATCATTTATGGTGCGATGGCAGTAGATGATAATGGAGCTCCACTGTATACAACCAAATTGGGGCATGGGGATGCCATGCACGTAACTGATATTGATCCGGACAGACCTGGATTGGAAGTCTGGCAATGTCATGAAGGAAGCACAGGAGCTAGTTTGCGTGATGCAAGAACAGGGCAGATACTGGTGAGAGTTTTGACATCTGGAGATTGTGGACGTGCATTGGCGGCAGACGTTGATCCGAGGTATAAGGGGTTAGAAATGTGGGCAGCAGGGATAAGTATTAGAGATTGTAAGGGAAATGTAATCAGCAGTGCGACACCACCAATTAACTTTGCAATTTGGTGGGATGGAGATTTAGGAAGAGAATTATTAGATAAGACATATATTTACAAATGGGATTATAACAATAACAAAACAAACACAATATTTACAGCAAGTGGGTGTTCATCTAATAATGGTACAAAAGCAACACCATGCTTGAGTGCGGACATACTTGGAGATTGGAGAGAAGAGGTTATATTTAGAACCAGTGATGACAGTGCTATCAGGATATATACAACTACGACTTTGACAAATTATAAGATTCCTACACTTATGCACAACAGACAATACAGGGAGTCCATAGCATGGCAGAATGTAGCATATAATCAACCGCCACATCTAAGTTTTTATTTGGGATATGAGACAAACATAAATGAAATATACAAATATTTTGAGGGATACGGTGACCAAACAAGTAACCCATCACCAACTCCAACACCAACGGCTACAGCAACAGCAACGCCAAGGCCAACATCCACAGCAACGCCAACGCCTACACCGACTCCAACAGCAACTATTACATCCACACCTGCACCAACATCGACAGCAACACCAACCCCGACCCCAACACCGACGGTGACAGTTACCCCAACACCAACGCCAACCCCGACACCGACGGGTGCACCTGGTACGGGAAGTGGATTTAAGGTACTGTACAAGAACAATGAGACGAGTGCGAGTGCGGCATCAATAAGGCCATGGTTTAAGATAGTGAATGGAGGCAGCAGCAGTGTTGATCTTAGCAGGGTTAAGATAAGATACTGGTACACGGTGGATGGTGACAAGCCGCAGAGTGCGGTATGTGACTGGGCACAGATAGGAGCAAGCAATGTGACATTCAACTTTGTGAAGCTGAGCAGCGGAGTGAGTGGAGCGGATTATTACTTAGAGGTAGGGTTTAGCAGTGGAGCTGGGCAGCTGCAGCCTGGAAAGGACACAGGGGATATACAGGTAAGGTTTAACAAGAATGACTGGAGCAATTACAATCAGGCAGACGACTGGTCATGGATGCAGAGCATGACGAATTATGGAGAGAATACGAAGGTAACGCTGTATGTAGATGGAGTTCTGGTATGGGGGCAGGAGCCGGGAGGAGCGACACCTGCACCGACAAGCACAGCAACACCAACGCCAACGCCGACAGTAACATCAACACCAACTTCAACACCTACACCTACACCGACAGCGACCCCGACACCGACAGTGAGTGTAACGCCAACACCGGCACCGACGGCATCACCGGTAGGTGGGAGTTACTGGACACCGAGTGACAGTTACGGTGCGCTGAAGGTATGGTATGCGAATGGTAATTTGAGCAGCACGACGAATGTATTGAATCCGAAGATAAAGATAGAGAATGTAGGGACGACGGCGGTAGATCTTAGCAGGGTTAAGGTAAGATACTGGTACACGATAGATGGAGAGGCGACACAGAGTGTAAGTGTAGCAAGCAGCATAAATCCTGCGTATATAGATGTGAAGTTTGTGAAGCTTGGGGCGAATGCAGGCGGAGCGGACTATTATGTAGAGATAGGGTTTAAGAGTGGAGCAGGTGTTTTGGCAGCAGGTCAGAGCACGAAAGAGATAAGGCTAAGCATACAGAAGAGCAGTGGCAGCTACAATCAGTCAAATGATTATTCGGTAAGAAGTGTGACGAGCTATATAGAGAACGAGAAGGTAACAGGGTATATAGATGATGTACTTGTATGGGGTAAAGAGCCGAGCAAGAACGCCCAGATCAAGGTATGGTATGCGAATGGTATTATAAGCAGCACGACGAATGTATTGAATCCGAAGATAAAGATAGAGAATGTAGGGACGACGGCGGTAGATCTTAGCAGGGTTAAGGTAAGATACTGGTACACGATAGATGGAGAGGCGACGCAGAGTGTAAGTGTAGCAAGCAGCATAAATCCTGCGTATATAGATGTGAAGTTTGTGAAGCTTGGGTCAAATGCAGGCGGAGCGGACTATTATGTAGAGGTAGGGTTTAAGAGTGGAGCAGGTGTTTTGGCAGCGGGTCAGAGCACGAAGGAGATAAGGCTAAGCATACAGAAGAGCAGCGGCAGCTACAATCAGTCAAATGACTATTCGGTAAGAAGTGCAAATAGCTATATAGAGAACGAGAAGGTAACGGGGTATATAGATGATGCGATAGTATGGGGTAAAGAGCCGAGCAGGGGTACAAAGCCGGCGGGAGGAGTGACACCGACACCGGCACCGACGCCGACGGCAACTCCTACTCCGACACCGACAACCACACCTACGCCCACATCGGTTTCATCATCCACTCCTACACCTACAGCAACGCCAACACCTACTTCAACGCCTATACAGAGTGCGACACCAACACCAACGCAAACTCCAGCAGTAACACCTACTCCAACTCCAACAGCAGTTCCAACTCCTGCACCGACGCCTGTTCCTGGTGAGAATGCTATTTATGTGGCGCCAGAAGGTAACCAAAATAATCCTGGTACCATTGATAAACCAACTACATTGGAAAAGGCAATTGCTATTGTAAAACCCGGACAGGTAATCTACATGA
The Caldicellulosiruptor morganii DNA segment above includes these coding regions:
- a CDS encoding rhamnogalacturonan lyase family protein; this translates as MFVKKKRRINVYLALIIFVVNIVLFNGQVNINKNNLAMAATESQIEKLNRGLIAVKVTNGVFLSWRMFGSDPANIGFNIYRNGVKITKTPIQDSTNYIDADGTTGSRYYVRAVINGVEVEQSEEVSVLNNNYIEIKLNKPANSPLGASYSPNDASVGDLDGDGEYEIVLKWDPSDSKDNSQSGYTSNVYLDAYKLNGKFLWRIDLGKNIRAGAHYTQFIVYDLDGDGKAEVVCKTADGTIDGRGNVIGDPNADWRNSSGYILSGPEYLTVFEGATGRALKTVNYIPPRGNVSSWGDSYGNRVDRFLAAVAYLDGKRPSLIMCRGYYTKTYIVAWNWQNGELTKLWQFDTGETNDGYRDDYEGQGNHNLSVADVDNDGKDEIIYGAMAVDDNGAPLYTTKLGHGDAMHVTDIDPDRPGLEVWQCHEGSTGASLRDARTGQILVRVLTSGDCGRALAADVDPRYKGLEMWAAGISIRDCKGNVISSATPPINFAIWWDGDLGRELLDKTYIYKWDYNNNKTNTIFTASGCSSNNGTKATPCLSADILGDWREEVIFRTSDDSAIRIYTTTTLTNYKIPTLMHNRQYRESIAWQNVAYNQPPHLSFYLGYETNINEIYKYFEGYGDQTSNPSPTPTPTATATATPRPTSTATPTPTPTPTATITSTPAPTSTATPTPTPTPTVTVTPTPTPTPTPTGAPGTGSGFKVLYKNNETSASAASIRPWFKIVNGGSSSVDLSRVKIRYWYTVDGDKPQSAVCDWAQIGASNVTFNFVKLSSGVSGADYYLEVGFSSGAGQLQPGKDTGDIQVRFNKNDWSNYNQADDWSWMQSMTNYGENTKVTLYVDGVLVWGQEPGGATPAPTSTATPTPTPTVTSTPTSTPTPTPTATPTPTVSVTPTPAPTASPVGGSYWTPSDSYGALKVWYANGNLSSTTNVLNPKIKIENVGTTAVDLSRVKVRYWYTIDGEATQSVSVASSINPAYIDVKFVKLGANAGGADYYVEIGFKSGAGVLAAGQSTKEIRLSIQKSSGSYNQSNDYSVRSVTSYIENEKVTGYIDDVLVWGKEPSKNAQIKVWYANGIISSTTNVLNPKIKIENVGTTAVDLSRVKVRYWYTIDGEATQSVSVASSINPAYIDVKFVKLGSNAGGADYYVEVGFKSGAGVLAAGQSTKEIRLSIQKSSGSYNQSNDYSVRSANSYIENEKVTGYIDDAIVWGKEPSRGTKPAGGVTPTPAPTPTATPTPTPTTTPTPTSVSSSTPTPTATPTPTSTPIQSATPTPTQTPAVTPTPTPTAVPTPAPTPVPGENAIYVAPEGNQNNPGTIDKPTTLEKAIAIVKPGQVIYMRGGTYKYSVQITIGRDNNGTSSARKCIYAFPNERPILDFSSQPYGNVDSNPRGLQINGSYWHIKGLEIMGAADNGIFVGGNYNIIEQCEIHHNRDSGLQIGRYSSSATKDEWPSYNLILNCTSHDNMDPDNGEDADGFACKLTVGPGNVFKGCVSYFNVDDGWDLYTKTDTGPIGEVLIEDCVAFSNGQTSDGSATSNSDGNGFKLGGSNIKVNHTVRRCIAFNNKKHGFTYNSNPGSITLENCTGYNNGLKVSARNFYFGEGTHVLKNCLSYKEGASSDVISGTVVNSVLWSNGKAVKPNGQLVTDNDFYSLTPTITRDNDGSLNLGDFLKPKPGSGLEGIGAR